The Antennarius striatus isolate MH-2024 chromosome 23, ASM4005453v1, whole genome shotgun sequence genome has a segment encoding these proteins:
- the rbpjb gene encoding recombination signal binding protein for immunoglobulin kappa J region b isoform X1 produces MAPVVTGKFGERPQPQRLTREAMRNYLKERGDQTVMILHAKVAQKSYGNEKRFFCPPPCVYLMGSGWKKKKEQMERDGCSEQESQPCAFIGIGNSDQEMQQLNLEGKNYCTAKTLYISDSDKRKHFMLSVKMFYGNSADIGVFLSKRIKVISKPSKKKQSLKNADLCIASGTKVALFNRLRSQTVSTRYLHVEGGNFHASSQQWGAFYIHLLDDEESEGEEFTVRDGYIHYGQTVKLVCSVTGMALPRLIIRKVDKQTALLDADDPVSQLHKCAFYLKDTERMYLCLSQERIIQFQATPCPKEPNKEMINDGASWTIISTDKAEYTFYEGMGPVHSPVTPVPVVESLQLNGGGDVAMLELTGQNFTPNLRVWFGDVEAETMYRCAESMLCVVPDISAFREGWRWVRQPVQVPVTLVRNDGIIYSTTLTFTYTPEPGPRPHCSAAGAILRSGNASLLSSNSQEAGVYGPNSTSNAGVTSSSSTAAAVVS; encoded by the exons GAAGTTTGGGGAGCGCCCTCAGCCACAGCGCCTAACACg AGAAGCAATGAGGAATTACCTGAAGGAGCGAGGCGACCAGACCGTCATGATCCTCCACGCAAAAGTTGCACAGAAATCTTACGGCAATGAGAAAAG GTTcttctgcccccctccctgcGTTTACCTGATGGGCAGCGgctggaagaaaaagaaagagcagATGGAGCGAGACGGCTGCTCCGAGCAGGAGTCGCAGCCGTGCGCCTTCATCGGCATCGGGAACAGCGACCAAGAAATGCAACAGCTTAACTTAGAGGGAAAG AATTATTGCACAGCCAAAACCTTGTACATATCCGACTCTGACAAGAGAAAGCACTTCATGTTGTCTGTCAAGATGTTCTACGGCAACAGCGCTGACATCGGCGTCTTCCTCAGCAAGAGGATCAAAGTCATCTCCAAGCCCTCCAAGAAGAAGCAGTCGTTGAAAAACGCTGACT TGTGCATCGCATCAGGGACGAAGGTGGCGCTGTTCAACCGGTTACGGTCCCAAACAGTCAGCACGCGCTATCTCCACGTGGAGGGGGGCAACTTCCACGCCAGCTCCCAGCAGTGGGGGGCCTTTTACATCCACCTGT TGGATGACGAGGAGTCAGAGGGGGAGGAGTTCACTGTGAGGGACGGTTACATCCACTACGGCCAGACGGTCAAGCTGGTCTGCTCCGTCACCGGCATGGCCCTCCCCAGACTG ATCATCCGTAAGGTGGACAAGCAGACGGCGCTGCTGGACGCCGACGACCCCGTCTCCCAGCTCCACAAGTGCGCGTTCTACCTGAAGGACACGGAGCGCATGTACCTGTGCCTTTCCCAAGAAAGGATCATCCAGTTTCAA GCTACTCCATGCCCAAAGGAACCCAACAAGGAGATGATCAACGACGGCGCCTCCTGGACAATCATCAGCACGGACAAGGCCGAATACACTTTCTACGAGGGCATGGGTCCTGTCCACTCGCCTGTCACCCCCGTGCCTGTTGTGGAGAGCTTACAG CTAAACGGCGGCGGCGACGTCGCCATGTTGGAGCTGACGGGACAGAACTTCACTCCAAATTTGCGGGTATGGTTCGGAGACGTGGAGGCGGAGACCATGTACAG GTGTGCGGAGAGCATGCTGTGCGTGGTCCCCGACATCTCGGCCTTCCGCGAGGGCTGGCGCTGGGTGCGGCAGCCCGTGCAGGTGCCCGTCACGCTGGTCAGGAACGACGGCATCATCTACTCCACCACGCTGACCTTCACTTACACGCCGGAGCCGGGGCCGCGGCCGCACTGCAGCGCCGCCGGCGCCATCCTGAGGTCCGGGAACGCCAGCCTGCTCAGCAGCAACAGCCAGGAGGCCGGCGTCTACGGCCCCAACAGCACCTCCAACGCCGGCGTCACGTCCTCGTCCTCCACCGCCGCGGCCGTGGTCTcctaa
- the cckar gene encoding cholecystokinin receptor type A, whose amino-acid sequence METFTVQDMLINSTDLNKILCNFGIKNISECESEQKARSEPQDINQTVRIVLYSFIFLLSVTGNSLIIAVLVRNKRMRTVTNLFLLSLSISDLMVSLVCIPFTLIPNLMRDFIFGTGMCKLVMYFMGISVSVSTFNLVAISLERYSAICNPLTSRVWQTKSHAAKVISATWVVSFILMLPYPISSTLKPFTRRDNSTGHMCRLLWPNDITQQAWYVSLLLLLFLIPGIIMMTAYGHISMELYRGIRFEISSRKSIKDKQSRSSSIKPGDSDGCYMLPKRRSITGNHGNMGGQQSLGRVCSTNYAGSLVAKKRVIRMLLVIVFLFFLCWTPVFVVNAWQAFDRRSAYRLTGAPISFIHLLSYTSACVNPLIYCFMNKRFRQGMLATFPCFRKTSERIAGSLRAKEPIRRARGEAGKTRGAPKVAEQNGRAMPGEVARSACNGVRGSAWNELT is encoded by the exons ATGGAGACGTTTACAGTCCAGGACATGCTGATAAATTCCACTGACTTAAATAagattttatgtaattttggaATCAAGAATATTTCGGAGTGCGAGAGTGAACAGAAAGCCCGATCCGAACCTCAAG acaTCAACCAGACGGTTCGGATCGTCCTCTacagcttcatcttcctcctcagcgTCACGGGCAACAGCCTCATCATCGCCGTCCTGGTGCGCAACAAGCGCATGAGGACCGTGACCAACCTgttcctcctgtctctgtccATCAGCGACCTGATGGTGTCCCTGGTCTGCATCCCCTTCACCCTCATCCCCAACCTGATGCGGGACTTCATCTTCGGCACCGGCATGTGCAAACTGGTCATGTACTTCATGG GCATCTCCGTCAGCGTGTCCACCTTCAACCTGGTGGCCATCTCCCTGGAGCGCTACAGCGCCATCTGCAACCCTCTGACCTCCAGGGTGTGGCAGACCAAATCTCACGCTGCCAAGGTCATCAGCGCCACCTGGGTGGTGTCCTTCATTCTGATGCTGCCCTACCCCATCTCCAGCACCCTTAAGCCCTTCACCCGCCGGGACAACAGCACGGGGCACATGTGTCGCCTGCTGTGGCCCAACGACATCACCCAGCAGGCCTG GTACGTTTccctgttgctgctgctcttCCTGATCCCAGGGATCATCATGATGACGGCCTACGGCCACATTTCCATGGAGCTCTACCGGGGCATCCGATTTGAGATCTCCAGCCGGAAATCCATCAAAG ACAAACAATCTCGCTCCAGCAGCATCAAACCGGGCGACAGCGACGGTTGCTACATGTTGCCGAAAAGGAGGAGCATCACCGGTAACCACGGCAACATGGGCGGCCAGCAGTCGTTGGGTCGCGTCTGCAGCACCAACTACGCGGGAAGCCTGGTGGCCAAGAAGCGCGTGATCCGCATGCTGCTGGtcatcgtcttcctcttcttcctgtgcTGGACTCCCGTCTTCGTTGTCAACGCGTGGCAGGCGTTCGACCGGCGCTCGGCCTACCGCCTGACCGGCGCGCCCATCTCCTTCATCCACCTGCTGTCCTACACCTCGGCCTGCGTCAACCCCCTCATTTACTGCTTCATGAACAAACGTTTCCGTCAGGGCATGCTGGCCACGTTCCCCTGCTTCAGGAAGACCAGCGAACGCATCGCCGGCTCCTTGAGGGCCAAAGAGCCAATCAGGAGGGCTAGAGGCGAGGCGGGTAAAACGAGAGGCGCGCCAAAGGTCGCCGAGCAGAACGGACGCGCAATGCCGGGCGAGGTCGCTCGATCGGCCTGCAACGGCGTCCGCGGGTCAGCCTGGAACGAGCTGACTTAA
- the rbpjb gene encoding recombination signal binding protein for immunoglobulin kappa J region b isoform X2: MRNYLKERGDQTVMILHAKVAQKSYGNEKRFFCPPPCVYLMGSGWKKKKEQMERDGCSEQESQPCAFIGIGNSDQEMQQLNLEGKNYCTAKTLYISDSDKRKHFMLSVKMFYGNSADIGVFLSKRIKVISKPSKKKQSLKNADLCIASGTKVALFNRLRSQTVSTRYLHVEGGNFHASSQQWGAFYIHLLDDEESEGEEFTVRDGYIHYGQTVKLVCSVTGMALPRLIIRKVDKQTALLDADDPVSQLHKCAFYLKDTERMYLCLSQERIIQFQATPCPKEPNKEMINDGASWTIISTDKAEYTFYEGMGPVHSPVTPVPVVESLQLNGGGDVAMLELTGQNFTPNLRVWFGDVEAETMYRCAESMLCVVPDISAFREGWRWVRQPVQVPVTLVRNDGIIYSTTLTFTYTPEPGPRPHCSAAGAILRSGNASLLSSNSQEAGVYGPNSTSNAGVTSSSSTAAAVVS; the protein is encoded by the exons ATGAGGAATTACCTGAAGGAGCGAGGCGACCAGACCGTCATGATCCTCCACGCAAAAGTTGCACAGAAATCTTACGGCAATGAGAAAAG GTTcttctgcccccctccctgcGTTTACCTGATGGGCAGCGgctggaagaaaaagaaagagcagATGGAGCGAGACGGCTGCTCCGAGCAGGAGTCGCAGCCGTGCGCCTTCATCGGCATCGGGAACAGCGACCAAGAAATGCAACAGCTTAACTTAGAGGGAAAG AATTATTGCACAGCCAAAACCTTGTACATATCCGACTCTGACAAGAGAAAGCACTTCATGTTGTCTGTCAAGATGTTCTACGGCAACAGCGCTGACATCGGCGTCTTCCTCAGCAAGAGGATCAAAGTCATCTCCAAGCCCTCCAAGAAGAAGCAGTCGTTGAAAAACGCTGACT TGTGCATCGCATCAGGGACGAAGGTGGCGCTGTTCAACCGGTTACGGTCCCAAACAGTCAGCACGCGCTATCTCCACGTGGAGGGGGGCAACTTCCACGCCAGCTCCCAGCAGTGGGGGGCCTTTTACATCCACCTGT TGGATGACGAGGAGTCAGAGGGGGAGGAGTTCACTGTGAGGGACGGTTACATCCACTACGGCCAGACGGTCAAGCTGGTCTGCTCCGTCACCGGCATGGCCCTCCCCAGACTG ATCATCCGTAAGGTGGACAAGCAGACGGCGCTGCTGGACGCCGACGACCCCGTCTCCCAGCTCCACAAGTGCGCGTTCTACCTGAAGGACACGGAGCGCATGTACCTGTGCCTTTCCCAAGAAAGGATCATCCAGTTTCAA GCTACTCCATGCCCAAAGGAACCCAACAAGGAGATGATCAACGACGGCGCCTCCTGGACAATCATCAGCACGGACAAGGCCGAATACACTTTCTACGAGGGCATGGGTCCTGTCCACTCGCCTGTCACCCCCGTGCCTGTTGTGGAGAGCTTACAG CTAAACGGCGGCGGCGACGTCGCCATGTTGGAGCTGACGGGACAGAACTTCACTCCAAATTTGCGGGTATGGTTCGGAGACGTGGAGGCGGAGACCATGTACAG GTGTGCGGAGAGCATGCTGTGCGTGGTCCCCGACATCTCGGCCTTCCGCGAGGGCTGGCGCTGGGTGCGGCAGCCCGTGCAGGTGCCCGTCACGCTGGTCAGGAACGACGGCATCATCTACTCCACCACGCTGACCTTCACTTACACGCCGGAGCCGGGGCCGCGGCCGCACTGCAGCGCCGCCGGCGCCATCCTGAGGTCCGGGAACGCCAGCCTGCTCAGCAGCAACAGCCAGGAGGCCGGCGTCTACGGCCCCAACAGCACCTCCAACGCCGGCGTCACGTCCTCGTCCTCCACCGCCGCGGCCGTGGTCTcctaa